Within the Buteo buteo chromosome 2, bButBut1.hap1.1, whole genome shotgun sequence genome, the region CACCATCGAGCCGCTGCAGGGTAAGGGACGCGGACCCCGCGGCGGGGGACAGGGGCGGCTGGAAGGGGTGACACGGGGCTGCCGCAAGCTCTCACTGCTTCTCCCCGCTTTGTGCCCACAGGGCTCTCGGCCTCGGCCTCGCTGGTCTCCCTGGCGTGGATGATCGCCTCCTACCAGAAGGTGCTGCGGGACTCGCGGGAGGACAAGATGCCCATGTCCTACAAGGGGGCCGTGGTGCAGATCCTGTGGCACCTCTTCACCATCGCCGCCCGCGCCATCGCCTTTGCCCTCTTCGCCTCCGTGTTCCAGCTCTACTTCGGCATCTTCATCGTCACCCACTGGTGCATCATGACCTTCTGGATCATCCAGGGTGAGACGGACTTCTGCATGTCCAAGTGGGAGGAGATCATCTACAACATGGTGGTGGGCATCATCTACATCTTCTGCTGGTTCAACGTCAAGGAGGGACGGAGCCGCTACCGCATGTGCATCTACTATGTCATCACGCTGTCGGAGAACGCCGCCCTCACCATCCTCTGGTTCCTCTACTACGACCGCAAGACCACCTCCGACTTCGACGCCTTAATCCTTGTCTGCGTGGTCAGCTCCAGCTTCGCCCTCGGCATCTTCTTCATGTTCATCTACTACTGCCTCTTGCACCCCAACGGCCCCATGTTCAGCCCCCGTGTCGGCGGTTGCATTTTCCGGCAGCGGCCGGCCCCGGCGCTGGGGTCCCCTGCGGACGCCGTCACCAGCCCCCCCCGCTCGCTGCCGCGGACTACAGCGGGGGAGCGGGACGGGGCGCCGGGGGAGCGGGACAGCTGCGTGCCCGTCTTCCAGGTGAGACCCTCCGCCCCACCGGCGCCGGCCGCCCGCGCCCCGCGGACAGAGGGGCCCGTCATCCGCATTGACCTGCCCAGGAAGAAGTACCCGGCCTGGGACGCCCACTTCATCGACCGGCGCCTGCGGAAGACCATCCTGGCGCTGGAGTACGCATCGCCTACCACCCCGCGCCTGCAGTACCGCACGCCCGGTGCCCCCCAGGAGGTGCTGGAGTACGAGACCACCGTGTAGGGCGGCAGGtgcggggctgcggcggggcccTCCCGGTGCCATCCCGGCCGTCCCACATCTTCGCAGCCATTTGCCTTTCGGTTGGGTTTGCCGGCGCTGCCGTGCCGCCGCAGCGAGCGCCCCGTgggcgggggccggggaggTCTTTTGGTGCTATCCCCCCCCGCGCCACCCTCCCGCAGCCGAGACCCGTGTCCCACCCCACGGCGgccgccccggctccccgccgGGGCTCGTCCTTGCCAAAATACCTCACCGGTGCCTGAGCCCAAGGCGGTGGGTGCTGCGGCCCCGCAGTGCTCGACCGTGTCAGTGGTGCAGGATGGGGACTGGGGACACCGTGGGCTGGGGGCCGGCAGCTGCGAGGGGCTTGGGGCACGGTGGGGCACGGCGCGGGCCAGGTGGGCAGCACACGGGGACATGGGTGCCTGTGCTGTGGCAGCACCGTGGGGCTGGATCGCGGCTGCACCATGGTACGTGGGGCTCATCACCCCCAGAAAGCAGGGGCAGGGGACAGCTGGGAGCTGGCCAGCCCCCCCATGTCTCCTACTTCCCCCATTCCCTGCAGTGCCAGCCCCAGGGGGGCCCCTTCATCTCCATCCTCAGTCCCCCCAGCTCAGGGTCGAGCCACGTCCTCAACCCCACggggtccctgctgccctgtgGGGCACAGACCCTGGCCCGGGGGGGCCCCTCATGGGTGGGCACGGACCCTGTTCCCCTGGGTCTGAGCTGGGCCCCCAGCTCTGGCCAGGATGGCAGCACCCCACCATCCCCCCCGTCCCCATGGGAACCGCTTCATCTCATCGGGTTTGTTTTCACCTGAACGGTGACATTTTGTGTGACATTTTCTACCTCCGCTGCGgccagggaggggggcagggcCTGGCTGGCACTGCTACGGGGGGCGTGCGGGGCCGCCGGCGTTCCCGGCGCTCCCCAAAGCGGGATTTACCCCCAGCCGTTCTCCCCTCCCGGGTTTGGCGTTGCTTCCCACCCGGGAGCGTTTCCATTCACCCCCCCCTCATTGGCATCGGCCCCATCCAGCTCCCCCATATAAACCTAAGCCGGGAtcctgcctcccccctgcctgccccctgcctgcccagaggagcagggctgcccTGGGCTCCGGGTTTGAATGTGTCCCTGGTCCTGCCCGGATCCGTTGGCTTGCCCCTGCCTGAAGGACTGTGCTGAATGTaccctgtgccccccccggggccaGGCGTGCGCCAAGGGGGGGGTGTGTatgcgtgtgtgcgtgtgttcgcgtgtgtgtgcagggggctggcaggggtTTGCAGGGCAGGGAAGCTGCCGGACCACATGGCCCCATGCCCCCTGCCCCTGTGCCTTCCCCGTACCCGCTATGCCCCCCGCAACGGCCCCGCAGGGTTCTGGCCTCCGGCTGCCCTGTGCTGCGGTGCCAAGCCCTGCCCTGAGCCGGGGAGCGTGGGCAACCCCGTGGGTCCCACCGTGCCGTGAGGCACCATGCGAGGCACCGTGCCGGTGGGAAGGGCTCCTACTGGGAAGCTGTCCCTGGGAATGGCTCTGGCTGCTGCCCGCCGTGCTGGGGCATGGGGTCCCCGGGGGCTGGCGTGGGCGCCCGGTCCTGTGGCATGGCCAGGGCGGGTGGGTGCACGGTGTGGGTGGCATCACGTTGcttttgtttcccatttctctgtAGCTGGAAGGCCGGGGTGACAGCGGGCTGGGGCGGGCTGTCGCTGGGGTCACTGGTGCTAACTGGTGCTAACTGGAAGCCTTGGAAACCCTTTTGGAGGAGGGTGCAGAGcatggctggggctgggcagcggGCTGAGCCCCCCGTGACCCACACCTCTCCTTCGCCACAGGTAACGGGCAGACCCCGGCGGTGGGTGCTGACCGCACTGCCGGGTGCGGGGTGTCTCTGCGGGGGGGTCTCTTATCCTCAGGGAAGGTCGGGGGCAGCGGCTGGGGGAgccgggctggggccggggctcACCCCTGCAGCAGTCAAGCGGCATCGCCGCAGCCCTCGCCCCGTGCCCAGGCAGCGGCTCCTCACCGGGTCCCACTCGTGGAGCCGGGAAGccactggggatggggacgggccACATGGGGACAGGGTGCCAGCACAGAGTGGCTCCTCTGggctccccccctgccccagcccctctccccatccccccgagagcagagaggagctgctgtTTGGGGTGATCTGCACCCCTCCGTGCCCTTCACCCCCAGGGTTTGTGTGGGGACCCCGGGGCTGCGCCGGCGGGACAGAGGGACACTTTTCTATGCACTCAAGCCACGGTACCCTCAGCCCTgggctgccctgggcaggggtctcagcagcagcaggcagcaccgAGCCCCTGCCCATGCGGTGCTGCCGTGCTCGGCGTGGGGAGCCTGGCCGTGCGTGGGGCTCGGGGGGCAGCCATGGGTCCCGCTCCCAGCCCCGGGGCTCGGCCACCCCCGGGAAGCCAAACCCAGCACCCCGGTGCCAGCGGCAGCACCGGCATGGCAGCGCATGCCCAGCAGGACCACGGTGAAGGGGTGAGACCTGGGGCCAAGCCGGGCACTACGGGATGGGGGGCAGCTCCGGAGGTGCTCGAGCTCCCACTGGGGACGGGGATCCTGGTCCCTGGGGGTGTCACCCCCAGGGGTGGGCAGCGGGGCCACCCTGGCTTCAGGGAGCGGGGAGAGGTTTGGGCTGGGGCCTGACCCCGTTCACCCTCAGCCGGGGCCGTTCGTTCCTAgtgggggctgccgggggggtcTTGGCTACGaccctggccccccccccccggtgctggGACTTGGCAGCCGCTGTCACGTACTGTAAATACTCTGTGTGCCACCTTCTTCTCTGGGACCCTCGGCgcgggcagggtggggggcgAGCGGGAGGCCGGGGTCCGTACCGAGACTTTTTTGTATACCACAAactttttgtatatttttaattttgctgcaaCATGAGATATTAAATTCATTTCAATAAGCCCTGCCTGTGGCAACCTGTCCTTGCCAGCACCTCTGGCTCATGCCCCAGACTCCGCAGCGGAGCAGGATGCTGCCCCTCTGTCCTGGGGTGCTCGGAGATGCTGCGGGATGGAGCAGGATGGCTGCAGGATGGAGCAGGATGGCTGCCGCGGTGCTGTCTGTCTGGTGTCGGTGGCCCTGGCCGGTTCTGGCCCCGGCGTGGCGGCCGGCAGGGAAGGGGTGCGCAGGCAGGATGCAGCGTGCCGGGGAGGAAGCCGCCGGACATGGCCGCTGCCGGCcaacctcctccctgccagagGCCCCGATCGCCGGCTGACCCCCAGACCCACGGCAGGGGGCTCAGGACCCATGGGCGGCCACGGGGATGGAGTGCTGGGTACAGCTGCAAGGGCTCCTGCCGGTGCTGTTGGCCACGCCAGGCCCCGTGTTggcagggcaggatgggggcagcaagggctgggagcccccagtgctgccccacGAGGACGAGGACGGGGCTGATGTGGGGCCATGGGGCAGCGGAATCGGCCGCAGgcccgggggggagccctgcgGCAGcgaggggcaggggctgctctgCCATGGGGTCCCACGGGCACCCCCAGTCCCAGTGCCTGCTCTGATTCCATCCCAGTCTACTTCAGCCCCTGCCTCTGCCCAAATCCCAGCCCACCCCTCGCCCAagtgccacccccagccccagtcccAGCCCAGTCCCAGTCCAAGCCCCTGCACCAGTCCCAGTCCAAGCCCCTGCACCAGTCCCAGTCCAAGCCCCTGCTCCAGTCCCATCCCAGCCTACTTCACCCCCTGCTTCTGCTCAGGTACCAGCCCAGCCCCAGTCCCAATGCCAGTCCCAATCTCAGTCCCAGCCCCAGTCTCAGCCCCtgtcccagtcccagtcccagtcccaaTCCCAGTCCCAGCCCATCCCAGTCCCAGCACCCCCCAGGAGGGGCAGGAACTCACATCCCAGCCGTCCTGGTGGAGTTTCCGACACAGGAAAACGCAGCGGCGCCGAGCGGGGCGGTGGGGGTGGCCGTGCCGGGAGGCAGCGCCGCGGCCCCGCCATGGACTGCGAGGccaagaaggggaagaaggtgcgtggggctggggctggtgcccTGGGGGGCTGGTGGGAGGGTGGGAGTGGGCGAGACATGTGGGGACACCAGGATGAGGGGCCCCGCACGCTCTCCGGTGGCACGGCGGGGAGAGGTGGGATCCCCACTCGCTGCCCCCCGAACCACCCAAATGGTCCAAATTTGGGGTCAGCTAGCAGAGAGGTGCCCAGCCCCTCCTCGGGCACCGGGTGCCCACGGACCCTGTGCGTGGGTGCCGGGGTTGGGTGCCCGGCGCTGATGTGTCCCCGTGCCCATTCTCCCTGCCAGGGCTTTGTGTCGCCCATCAAGCGGCTGGTTTTCCCCAAGGCGGCTCGGAGGCCGGCACTCCGCAGCAGCGTCTACCGGCGGCCGCTGCACTCGGTGCCCCTCTACCCCCCCGACTACTTGATCGACCCCCAGATCCTGCTGCATGACTATGTGGAGAAGGAGGTGAAGGTAAGGGGGTGGAGGGTTCCCAGGGATGCCCGGGGTCCTTGCCTGCTTGGGGGGGCTGAGAGACACCACTCACGGTGGCCAGGAGGGTCCtggtcccctccctgcccaggcaaATACCCCAGGAGGGTGGGCTGGGGATGCAGGGAGGACCCCCCCGTTGCAGGGTCTCCCTGCACCCCAGAGAAATGCATCCTGCCCATGGGGACATGGGTGCGCCGGGGGAGGCTCTGGGTCCTGGGGTGAGGAGGACGGatgccccagcccccccaagcTGCCCCGGGTTTTGTCCCCCCTCAGTTTTTAGGCCACCTGACATGGGTGACAGCCTCCCTGAACCCCTCCAGCCGGGATgaggtgctgcagctgctggacaCGGCCAGAGTAAGAGGGGTCCCCACCGCCCAGGGTAcccccccagtgctgcccagaGGGTGggcgccgggtgccccacgtCCCTGGCACACGCTCTGCCCCCgcagcagctgaaggagctgCCGCTGCAGACGACGCCGGAGCAGGACAGCATCCTCAGCCTCTCGGCACGCTGCCTCCTGCTCACCTGGCGCGACAACGAGGAGCTGATCCTGCGCATCCCCACCCACGAGATCGCCGCGGCGTCCTACCTGCGCGATGACGCCCTGCACCTCCTCATCCTCAAAACCGGTGCGGGCGTCCGGCTGGGGCCGGCGGCCACGGCACAGCCCACCCTGAGCACCCGCTGTCCCCAGGGCACGGAGGGCCAGAGCCTGGGAGGGTGATGGAGCGGTGCCGGGTCCGGCCGAGGCAGCAGCACGGGCCGAGCACAAAAGCCCGTGTTGCCCCCCCAGCTTGGCGGGGGTCCGCTTccccggggctggaggggggcaCTGCCTCCGGCTCCCCTTGCCCTGGCAGGCAGGTCCCAGCTGCGGTCCCAGTCCCGGTTGCCTTTAGTGGCAGGTGGAGAGGAGACTGGAAACAACtcctgtccccgtcccctccaGCACACGGAGCCCCAGAGGGCTCAGCAAACCCGGGCTCGGCTGCCAGCCACAGGCAGggtgcccggggagggggctgcaccAGGCTGAGCTCCAGCCTGCACACAGAGCACTCCCACCCTGCTGCCCCtaatccccctgccccagccccaccgcCCCCAACCCACTGGggctcccccatccccagcccagcacccccatCCCTCCGCATCCTGCCTGGCCGGTGGGACGcggcagccagggcaggggctgggggccagGCGGGGTGGGCAGCGCAGCCCCCCGCCCTGACGCCCGGTCTCTCCTCGCTACCCCAGGCCTGGGAGTGGACCCGGTCCCCGCCGGAGCGCACCCCGAGGTGGCTCCGGCCGGTGTACCGGAGGCGTTTCCCGCCGAGAAGCGGCCGGGGGGCTCGTGGCCGGAGGGGGGACGGCTGGGGGGTCCGATGGAGCGCCGGCACACCATCTGCAGCCTGGACTGGCgagcggcgcggggcgggcaggAAGGCCGGCAGGGCGGCAGCctggagcggcggcggggcggcagcTGGGAGCGGCGGCAGCGCGGGCGGCCCTCGGGCAGCTGGGAGCGACGGCAGCCCTGCGGCGGCAGCTGGGAGAGGCGACGGGCCGGCACCGCCGGCGGCAGCTGGGAGCGTGGCACGGGCTTCGGCAGCTGGGAGCGGCGGCACGCCGGCAGCAACCCCCTGGATCCCCAGGAGCCCTGCCCCGACGCCTACTCCAACCTCATCATCCTCGCCGTGCCCAACAGGGTGAGCGGCCCCCGGCGTGTGCCCACCCGACGGCACACGGCCACCCGCCTGCACCCACCCGCCCGcgttccctccctccctccgtcccGTTGCAGGATGCCGCCGAGGAGTCCTGCGCGCTCATCTGCCAGGTCTTCCAGATCATCTACGGGGACCAGAGCATCGAGTGCGTGGACCGCGCCGGGTACCACTACACCTCCACGCCCACGCGGCCCTGGCTCTCCAGCAGGAGTGAGTGGCCGGGGACAGGCGTGGGGACACCGAGCGGGACGGCGCGGGGCTGgcgggcaggggtgcgtgggcACAGCGTGGGGGGCTGGTGCCGTGGCAGAGGCTTGGCCCCACTCTGAGCCctcagctctccctccccaggcgAGAGCTGCCGCACAGACGGGACGTACGGCTACGATGCCgacttcagctgctgcagctctttgtgAGTCTGGCTCCCACAGGGTGCCCCTGCACCCGGGTGGGTGCCTCT harbors:
- the XKR7 gene encoding XK-related protein 7, with the protein product MAAKSDGGGGGGGGGGGGGGGGPAVRLESPEGGGGGRRTGGGAAPPARRYRLRDGCWVLCALLVCFADGASDLWLAAHYYVRGQRWWFGLTLLFVLLPSLVVQLLSFRWFVYDFAASTKDSAGSTKDSARGPRGCCRLCVWLLQGFIHLLQLGQVWRYLRTLYLGLQSRWQVEHRRRHFYWRMMFESADISMLRLLETFLKSAPQLVLQLSIMVQQNTIEPLQGLSASASLVSLAWMIASYQKVLRDSREDKMPMSYKGAVVQILWHLFTIAARAIAFALFASVFQLYFGIFIVTHWCIMTFWIIQGETDFCMSKWEEIIYNMVVGIIYIFCWFNVKEGRSRYRMCIYYVITLSENAALTILWFLYYDRKTTSDFDALILVCVVSSSFALGIFFMFIYYCLLHPNGPMFSPRVGGCIFRQRPAPALGSPADAVTSPPRSLPRTTAGERDGAPGERDSCVPVFQVRPSAPPAPAARAPRTEGPVIRIDLPRKKYPAWDAHFIDRRLRKTILALEYASPTTPRLQYRTPGAPQEVLEYETTV
- the CCM2L gene encoding cerebral cavernous malformations 2 protein-like isoform X2, whose amino-acid sequence is MDCEAKKGKKGFVSPIKRLVFPKAARRPALRSSVYRRPLHSVPLYPPDYLIDPQILLHDYVEKEVKFLGHLTWVTASLNPSSRDEVLQLLDTARQLKELPLQTTPEQDSILSLSARCLLLTWRDNEELILRIPTHEIAAASYLRDDALHLLILKTGLGVDPVPAGAHPEVAPAGVPEAFPAEKRPGGSWPEGGRLGGPMERRHTICSLDWRAARGGQEGRQGGSLERRRGGSWERRQRGRPSGSWERRQPCGGSWERRRAGTAGGSWERGTGFGSWERRHAGSNPLDPQEPCPDAYSNLIILAVPNRDAAEESCALICQVFQIIYGDQSIECVDRAGYHYTSTPTRPWLSSRSESCRTDGTYGYDADFSCCSSFNGSHETFEPYYSGASSPSFHRSHHSLATACSGSDQSGAGLEQLQDYMVTLRNKLSPQEIQQFALLLREYRLGTPVREYCAELLRLYGDRRKFLLLGMRPFIPDQDIGYFETFLESIGIREGGILTDSFGRIKRSMSNTSASAVRSYDSWSLRSESESFNRMITDITHDIEALARDEEEEEEEEEDNYL
- the CCM2L gene encoding cerebral cavernous malformations 2 protein-like isoform X1; the encoded protein is MRGPARSPVARRGEGFVSPIKRLVFPKAARRPALRSSVYRRPLHSVPLYPPDYLIDPQILLHDYVEKEVKFLGHLTWVTASLNPSSRDEVLQLLDTARQLKELPLQTTPEQDSILSLSARCLLLTWRDNEELILRIPTHEIAAASYLRDDALHLLILKTGLGVDPVPAGAHPEVAPAGVPEAFPAEKRPGGSWPEGGRLGGPMERRHTICSLDWRAARGGQEGRQGGSLERRRGGSWERRQRGRPSGSWERRQPCGGSWERRRAGTAGGSWERGTGFGSWERRHAGSNPLDPQEPCPDAYSNLIILAVPNRDAAEESCALICQVFQIIYGDQSIECVDRAGYHYTSTPTRPWLSSRSESCRTDGTYGYDADFSCCSSFNGSHETFEPYYSGASSPSFHRSHHSLATACSGSDQSGAGLEQLQDYMVTLRNKLSPQEIQQFALLLREYRLGTPVREYCAELLRLYGDRRKFLLLGMRPFIPDQDIGYFETFLESIGIREGGILTDSFGRIKRSMSNTSASAVRSYDSWSLRSESESFNRMITDITHDIEALARDEEEEEEEEEDNYL
- the CCM2L gene encoding cerebral cavernous malformations 2 protein-like isoform X3, producing MRGPARSPVARRGEGFVSPIKRLVFPKAARRPALRSSVYRRPLHSVPLYPPDYLIDPQILLHDYVEKEVKFLGHLTWVTASLNPSSRDEVLQLLDTARQLKELPLQTTPEQDSILSLSARCLLLTWRDNEELILRIPTHEIAAASYLRDDALHLLILKTGLGVDPVPAGAHPEVAPAGVPEAFPAEKRPGGSWPEGGRLGGPMERRHTICSLDWRAARGGQEGRQGGSLERRRGGSWERRQRGRPSGSWERRQPCGGSWERRRAGTAGGSWERGTGFGSWERRHAGSNPLDPQEPCPDAYSNLIILAVPNRIIYGDQSIECVDRAGYHYTSTPTRPWLSSRSESCRTDGTYGYDADFSCCSSFNGSHETFEPYYSGASSPSFHRSHHSLATACSGSDQSGAGLEQLQDYMVTLRNKLSPQEIQQFALLLREYRLGTPVREYCAELLRLYGDRRKFLLLGMRPFIPDQDIGYFETFLESIGIREGGILTDSFGRIKRSMSNTSASAVRSYDSWSLRSESESFNRMITDITHDIEALARDEEEEEEEEEDNYL